TTGGTAACCGTCAATACTTGCGCACCGCCTGCTGTACGTTCTTCTTTCAGCAGGTTCATTGGCGGGATCTGCTCACTGCCATTCATGCTGCTCTGGTAACCGAGGCCACCCAGTTTCCACATATCGGAGAGTGTCAGATTCGTATCCACATAAGGATTAACCTGTTCCAGAATGGAAGGCAGCTTGGCAATGGTTGTTGTTGACTGCATTTTCGCCGTCACAGCTTTCAGCAACTCACGCTGACGCTCGGAACGAGCGAAATCCGACATCGCATCATGACGGAAACGAACATACATGAGCGCTGTCTCGCCATCCAGATGCTGATACCCTTTTTTGAGATCAATATCGTATTCGTTATTGTCTGCTTTACTTGTATAGTGCATGTCTTTCTCCACATCAAAATCAACACCGCCAACGGCATCCACCAATTTGATGAATCCCTGGAAATCCGTATACACATAATACTGTACAGGAATGCCGAGCAGATCGCCGGCAGCTTGCATCGCTGCATTAGGGCCGTGGGTGATAGCGGTGTTGATCCGCTCCTTGCCATATCCGTCAATATTGACGTAAGTGTCGCGCAGAATGGAGAACAGATTGATTTTTTTGGTCAGTGGGTCGAGCGATACAACCATCATGCTGTCGGAGCGAGGAACTTCACCTTTTTTCAATCCACGTGCATCGACACCCATAACGAGAATATTTACCGTTTCTGTGCCTTCCCATTTGGGTGGGTCAGGAGTATTTACTTTCTCCACATTTTCGATGCCTGCGAATGGTGAATCGTCGCCGTCCTTTGCCAAACCGTCCAACTGATTGAGAATAGAACCGAAATAATATGCCGCTGCTCCTCCAATAATTAACACGAAGGCGGCAAGAGAAATCCATATGGTTCTCTTCGTCTTTCTGGTCATGCTAGCTCTCCTTTGTATTTGAGATAAAATAAAAAAACGAGTTCGAGTATTCAAGTAAGAACTAGTCGGAGCTTTCCGTACACGTCTTTTCCCAACATAAGGGCAGGACGCGGCTCCAGACTATTTTAAAGCTTGCTGAATTTTGACTGATACCATTATAATTTCTTTTTGGGCTACAAGCAATTTCAACAAAATCCAAGTGAGGTATAATCATGCTGGCGATTGATGTCAAAGATTTGCGCAAGTCGTTTAGCGTCCAGAAAAGCCGAGGTGGGCTGAAGGGCGCATTCCAAGACCTGTTTGCACGTCAATACCAGGAGGTATTGGCTGTAAATGATATTTCATTTCAGATTCCGCAGGGCGAAATATGCGGATATATTGGGGAGAACGGTGCCGGTAAATCAACAACGATCAAGATGTTGACCGGCATTTTGGTGCCTACTTCAGGGCAAATATCGGTTGGTGGATATGTTCCGTATCAGGAACGGGAGAAGTTTGTACAGAATATTGGTGTTGTTTTTGGTCAGCGCAGTCAATTATGGTGGGATATTGGCGTAATCGAATCCTTCCATTTATTGCGCAAAGTATATCGTGTAGGAGAGGTCGATTTCCGGAAACGTCTGGATGAACTGGTTGAGCGATTGCAGCTTCAGGACCTGTTAAGCCGTCCGGTGCGGAAGCTCAGTCTTGGTCAGCGTATGCGCTGCGAGTTAGTGGCAGCCTTGTTGCATAATCCGAGTATTGTTTTCCTGGATGAGCCAACTATTGGTTTGGATATTGTGGTGAAGTCGGAAATTCGGGATTTCTTGAAAGATATGAACAAGGAGCATGGAACGACCATCCTGCTCACCACCCACGATTTGCAGGACATTGAGGCCCTGTGTTCCCGGGTGATCATGCTTGATGCGGGCAACATCATCTATGATGGTGGTCTGGATCATCTCAAGTCACAGTGGGGGAAGGAGCGGGAGATCCGCTTCAAGTTTGGTTCAGCTCACAACATCAGTCAGATGCAGGAATGGACTGCTGCGTTGCCTGTACGTTGGACGGTTGAGAATGAATTGTCCGCATCCGTATGGATTCCGCTGGAACTGAACGTTTCGGATGTACTCGGACGTGTCGTTGGACAAGCCGATATTACCGATATTCAGATTATTGAGATCAACACGGATGAGATTGTGCGCAGTATTTACCAATCCGGTTCCGCCGAGCGTCCCGAGATTGTGGGAGCAGGGAAAGAAGCGGTGGGTGTATCCTGAGATGAATAGTGCATTTATTGATTTTATGCGCATCCGTTTTCTAACGATGCTGGCATACCGGGTGAATTATTACTCCGGCATTTTGATATATACGCTGAATATCGGCGTGTATTACTTTACCTGGCAAGCCATTTACGGTAGCAGTGGTGAACTCGGCGGCTTCACGGCAGCGCAGATGACCACTTACATCGCTGTATCCTGGATGGCACGTGCCTTTTACTTTAACAACCTGGACCGGGAGATTGCCGCAGATATACGGGATGGTTCCATTGCAATTCAATTCATCAGGCCGATCAATTACGTTATGGTCAAAATGATGCAAGGGCTTGGTGAAGGTATTTTCCGCTTCCTGCTCCTCATGATTCCGGGGATGCTCATCGCCATTCTGCTGTTCCCGGTTGAATTGCCTACGGCGCCATCCGCGTGGATTGGCTTTCTCGTCATGCTGTTCTTCAGTTTCCTCATTAATTCCCAGATTAATGTGATAACCGGACTGGCGGCATTCTTTGTGGAAAACAATGAAGGCATGATGCGTATGAAACGCGTCGTGGTTGATTTGTTCTCCGGTCTAATCATCCCGATCAGCCTGTATCCAGGCTGGATGTCCGCGGTGATGAAAGTATTGCCTTTTCAGGCCATTACGTATCTGCCCGGTTCCGTCTTCACTGGAAGAGTGGAAGGTACCGCCATCTGGAGTGTACTCGGTATTCAGGTGTTCTGGTTTGCCTTACTGCTGCTTCCGAT
This Paenibacillus xylanexedens DNA region includes the following protein-coding sequences:
- a CDS encoding LCP family protein, with translation MTRKTKRTIWISLAAFVLIIGGAAAYYFGSILNQLDGLAKDGDDSPFAGIENVEKVNTPDPPKWEGTETVNILVMGVDARGLKKGEVPRSDSMMVVSLDPLTKKINLFSILRDTYVNIDGYGKERINTAITHGPNAAMQAAGDLLGIPVQYYVYTDFQGFIKLVDAVGGVDFDVEKDMHYTSKADNNEYDIDLKKGYQHLDGETALMYVRFRHDAMSDFARSERQRELLKAVTAKMQSTTTIAKLPSILEQVNPYVDTNLTLSDMWKLGGLGYQSSMNGSEQIPPMNLLKEERTAGGAQVLTVTNEEKLKQHIQDIIHPPATTDDSTTSTEDKTASGDDQKSEQPAQ
- a CDS encoding ABC transporter permease, which codes for MNSAFIDFMRIRFLTMLAYRVNYYSGILIYTLNIGVYYFTWQAIYGSSGELGGFTAAQMTTYIAVSWMARAFYFNNLDREIAADIRDGSIAIQFIRPINYVMVKMMQGLGEGIFRFLLLMIPGMLIAILLFPVELPTAPSAWIGFLVMLFFSFLINSQINVITGLAAFFVENNEGMMRMKRVVVDLFSGLIIPISLYPGWMSAVMKVLPFQAITYLPGSVFTGRVEGTAIWSVLGIQVFWFALLLLPMVLIWRKARKRLFVQGG
- a CDS encoding ABC transporter ATP-binding protein produces the protein MLAIDVKDLRKSFSVQKSRGGLKGAFQDLFARQYQEVLAVNDISFQIPQGEICGYIGENGAGKSTTIKMLTGILVPTSGQISVGGYVPYQEREKFVQNIGVVFGQRSQLWWDIGVIESFHLLRKVYRVGEVDFRKRLDELVERLQLQDLLSRPVRKLSLGQRMRCELVAALLHNPSIVFLDEPTIGLDIVVKSEIRDFLKDMNKEHGTTILLTTHDLQDIEALCSRVIMLDAGNIIYDGGLDHLKSQWGKEREIRFKFGSAHNISQMQEWTAALPVRWTVENELSASVWIPLELNVSDVLGRVVGQADITDIQIIEINTDEIVRSIYQSGSAERPEIVGAGKEAVGVS